In Vigna unguiculata cultivar IT97K-499-35 chromosome 3, ASM411807v1, whole genome shotgun sequence, a single genomic region encodes these proteins:
- the LOC114177182 gene encoding pyruvate dehydrogenase (acetyl-transferring) kinase, mitochondrial-like — MSVKAKQTLPWCKSLMKEVKKLGALKQTGVSLRYMMEFGSNPTPKSLLISAQFLHKELPIRIAWRVIELHDLPHGLSQTVPVLKVRDWYLDSFRDLRSFPEIKDMDDEKEFTEMIKAVKVRHNNVVPTMALGVQQLKTVYEDPNEIDEFLDRFYMSRIGIRMLIGQHVELHNPNPPQNCVGYIHTKLCPMVVARNASEDARSMCYREYGSAPDVNIYGDPEFTFPYVSAHLHLMVFELVKNSLRAVQERFMDSDKVAPPIRIIIADGIEDVTIKVSDEGGGIARSGLSKIFSYHYSTARNSSNEPDPSDLGIAGNVTMAGNGYGLPICRLYARYFGGDLQVISMEGYGTDAYLHLCRLGDSQEPLP, encoded by the exons ATGTCGGTTAAGGCTAAGCAAACGTTGCCATGGTGCAAAAGTTTGATGAAGGAGGTGAAGAAATTGGGTGCTTTGAAGCAGACAGGGGTGAGTCTGAGGTACATGATGGAGTTTGGTTCCAACCCCACCCCAAAGAGTTTGCTCATCTCTGCTCAGTTCCTTCACAAAGAGCTTCCCATTAGGATTGCATGGAGAGTCATCGAGCTTCACGATCTCCCTCATGGCTTGTCTCAGACAGTTCCTGTTTTGAAG GTTAGAGATTGGTACTTGGATTCTTTCCGAGACCTTAGATCTTTCCCTGAGATCAAGGATATGGATGATGAGAAAGAATTCACTGAAATGATTAAGGCTGTGAAGGTGAGACACAACAATGTGGTTCCTACAATGGCCTTAGGTGTTCAGCAATTGAAGACTGTTTACGAGGATCCTAATGAGATTGATGAGTTTCTTGATCGTTTCTACATGTCAAGAATAGGAATCAGAATGCTCATCG GGCAGCATGTGGAGTTGCACAACCCCAACCCTCCTCAAAATTGTGTTGGTTACATACACACAAAACTGTGTCCTATGGTTGTGGCTAGGAATGCAAGTGAAGATGCTCGTTCCATGTGTTATCGCGAATATGGCAGTGCCCCAGATGTTAACATTTATGGGGATCCTGAATTTACTTTTCC GTATGTTTCAGCTCACTTGCACCTTATGGTATTTGAGTTGGTTAAGAACTCACTGCGTGCTGTGCAAGAGCGTTTTATGGATTCTGACAAAGTTGCTCCTCCAATCAGAATAATAATAGCTGATGGAATAGAGGATGTTACCATAAAG GTCTCTGATGAGGGAGGTGGAATTGCAAGAAGTGGTCTTTCAAAGATTTTTTCGTATCACTACAGTACAGCCAGAAATTCATCGAATGAACCTGATCCTTCTGATCTTGGAATAGCTGGTAATGTAACAATGGCTGGAAATGGTTATGGACTTCCCATTTGTCGTTTGTATGCTAGGTATTTTGGTGGTGATCTTCAAGTAATATCTATGGAAGGATATG GAACAGACGCATATCTCCATTTGTGTCGTTTGGGAGACTCTCAAGAACCTTTGCCCTGA